Genomic DNA from Suncus etruscus isolate mSunEtr1 chromosome 13, mSunEtr1.pri.cur, whole genome shotgun sequence:
ggcatcccatatggtcccctgagccaggagtgatttctgagcacacggccaggagtaacctctgagcaccactggttgtagcccaaccccccaccccccaaaaaaaggcccAACCATGGTAGGATCTGGTTAACTACAAGTGAAAGTTGATAAAGTGGACGAGACCCAGAGGGGGTTTGTGGGAGTGCGGGAAGTGCCTACCCTCCCTGCCATCCCAGGTGATGGACATGCTGCACTCCATGGGCCCCGACACTGTGGTCATCACCAGCTCCGACCTGCCCTCTCCACGGGGCAGCGACTACCTAACAGCGCTGGGCAGCCAGAGGATCCGTGAGTGTggcctttccctcccttcccagcACACGTCCTCTCGACCCCCCTCCTCAGACTGGGCCTCGGGTGAGGCTTCCGTGAGTGGTGGATGGAGATAGGAGTGCTGACAGGTTTATTCCCCCATGGTCACACTGGCCGGGAGCCTGGCCTTGAGACAGGGGTACATACATATGCCTCCAGGGTGGGTCCCCCAGACACAGTGCTCACAACCACACCAACATGCATGGCACATTGTAGTCAACATGCAAACTCATATATGCACTCGACACACAAATGCACTAAGCATACATGCACTCACATGAACTCAGTCACACACACTATCACTCCACCTCCCCCCTTCCTGTGATCTCAGGGTCCTGCAGCCACAGCCTGAGGTTCCTCCCTagacacccccctccccccccccccccccggtcccCACACCCTAACTTTTCACAGGGGAGCAGGGAGGAGCACAGGTCATGCAGGGCCAAGGCTGGCGTCCCACTCCCTGCTGTGCCCCCAGGGAACCCCGATGGCTCTGTGGTGACCGAGCGGATCCGCATGGACATGCACAGGGTGGATGCGGTCTTCGTGGGCACCGGGGACCTCTTTGCCGCCATGCTGTTGGCCTGGACGCACAAGCACCCCAATAATCTCAAGGTCAGCCTAGGGAAGGCGGGGAGGGCAGGTTGGGGTCTGGCCTTCGGCAGGTGAAGTGGGAATACTTCTTGTCGATCCTCGGAGCCAACCAGGGCAAGTGGGCACCACTGTcccctgggcacagccaggtcTGAGGCCTGTCCCTGACTCGGACCTTGCAGGGTAGGGAGAGCAGTGGGTGCTCACCGTGTCTCACCCCACAGGTAGCCTGCGAGAAGACCCTGTCAGCCATGCACCATGTCCTGCAGCGAACCATCCGGTGTGCCCAAGGTGTGCCAGAGAGGGGTCGGGGGTCCTCTGGGGGTGGTGCTGATGGTTGCTCTGGGTGCTCACAGCCTGCCCGCGGTGGGGGGGCATCTGGCAGGAGCCGGACCATATCCGATATGAGACTGGGTCTGGTCCCatacagggtgtggcctaacacATAGTGCAGGGCCTGGTGCCATGATGGAAGGGGCCTGACACTGGTCTTCTCTGGCTTCTGTCCTGCAGCCCAGGCCGGACAGGGGAAGAAGCCGAGCCCCGCGCAGCTGGAGCTCAGGATGGTCCAGAGCAAGCGCGACATCGAGAGCCCTGAGATCGTGGTACAAGCCGCTGTGCTGTGAGCCCCCACCCGCTGCGGTGTCCCCATGTGTGTCCCGTGCAACTGTGATGTCCGCCTCGGAGCCGTGACGAAATGTGACCCTCCTCCTGCTGTGCTGTGGTGCCCACTGCCACTGAGCCCCGAGCTGTCCTGCTTTCTCCACCAGCCAGTAGCCCCGGACCTGTCTGACCGTGCTCGCCCACTTGCCAGGCCTGCGGGTGGTGGACCATCCGAGTGGGCAGGGTCTGGGGCTTGAGTCTGCTGGAACTGTCTCTCCCGAGACATCTTGCCAGGAGTTTCGCTGACACCACATCCCACCCTGCAATTCCTGCTTCTCGCTGTGCTGGGCTGTAGGGAGGTGTCCCCACTGGTGCCTCTTGGTGGTTGCCTGTGGGACATGCTAGCTGACCACACAAAGAAAGAGtgtggattggggggggggtcccattAGTAGACCATGGTGGGGGACCTTCCCTTCCCAGAGCATCTCTGCTTTCCTGGGCTGCAGTAGCAGGGTCACCCACTGAGGTGCTCAGAGAAGATACCTGTTCCTCCACAGCCAACAGCTCCCTCCCCTTACCCTTACTCCCCACCCCAGACTGCATAGCAGGTGGCATTTGGGGGTTCTTGGGGCCTTTGTAGGGTGCAGGCACTGTAGACATGACTTGGTTCTGGGGGAAACTCTGTCTCTAACATTCCACTCTTCACAGAGCACCCTCTGAATTCGGGGTGCTGAGGCCCTGGTGTATATCCACCTGCCAGGCCTTGGTTTTATCTAGAACTTTCCACCCATGAGTTCACCGAGGGTCGGGGCCAATTTAGAAACTGTCTGTCTTTGCTCTCGTTTCCCCATGTGCAGAGGCATTTTGTGCTGGGGGCATGTCTGCccgattccagagcacagaaacCTCTGTCGCTCCCAGTCCCGTGTTTCCAGCCAATCTCTGCTGCTCCCGGTGGTTTTAAATCGTGATTGTGCTGCCTGTTTCTCTGCAATACACACCAGTGACCAGCCACTCGGCCTCTTCTGGTTCTTCCGAGGGCACGTGGGGAGACAGACACGGAACATGGTGGCCCAGGAAGTGGGTGGAGGCACATGCACACAGTGACAGTGACTGCTGACTGGTAtgcatgacagtgctcaggactgactcccgcagggctctgcattcagggattgctGCTGGtgggatgccaagatcaaacctggcttggggcccggagagatagcacagcggcgtttgccttgcaagcagccgatccaggacctaaggtggttggttcaaatcccggtgtcccatatggtcccccgtgcctgtcaggagctatttctgagcagacagccaggagtaacccctgagcactgccgggtgtggcccaaaaccaaaaacctggcTTGGATTCTCacccatcactttttttttggtggggggtcacacctggcagcactcaaagggttactcctggctctgctcataagcgctcttggaccatatgggatgctgggattcaaattggagtctatcctgtgttggccgagtgcaagataaacgctttaccgctgtgctatcactctggccccacacccATCACTCTTAACCTACACGTGTTGGGTTTATGACTTTAGACCTAATAtctaccttggggccagagcaatagcacagcagaaggcatttgccttgtatgcttccacccaggttcaagccctggcatcccatagggtccccagtgcccccacccaaaaaaaattgcCCTAGCTTGTTTATAGGCAAGGGCAAGGATGCTAGACATATCTCCTAGGGGGGCCCTCAGGAATCTGGGTTGAGGCAGAAGAGCAGATTGGATGTGACCTCCAAAACAAGTGTCCAGGCCCTGAagtgcaaatgctctacttgctacTTCATGAGGGGAGCTTTTGCAGGTCCCAGGAAAGGTGTCATCAGCCCCAACACCCTTGGCCACATGGCCCAAATGCAAAGCTTCTGCAGGAATGTTGGAATCCATGGCTGCATAGCACACACACAGGAACCTTCTGGGAAACTCACCCCCAAACAACCTTATCAAGGGCAGCCCCAAGGCTAGCTATCCCTCCAAGGATTCACACCACAGCCATTTCATAGATCATCCATGGGTGCAGGGAGAGCAAGAGCCCTGGGATTGTGCATGTAGGGGTCAGGGGTACAGCTCTAAACCCTATTCATGTGCCTTGGGCCAGGCCCAAGTGAGGTGAAGGCACCTAGAACACCCAAGTGCATGCCAGCAGGAACCCTGTCACTTGAGACCagtcactttttcttttgtttcggggtcacaccctgtcatactcgggttattcctggctctgtgctcagaatcgctcctgagaggctccaggaaccatatgggatgccggggattgaaccaaggtccgtcctgaccagctgcatgcaaggcaaacaccctaccgcagtgctctctctccggtcctATTTTCTGTCtgatttttgccacacctggctgtggtcagGAACGagtcctggtaggttcagggaaccatatgaacccaggtcagcctcatgtaaggccaGCCCCTTCCCACCACACTCTTCACTCCTAACCATCTGCTCCTCTGCTGAGATGACAGCTTCAGACAAGAAAACACCTGGACTGGGTGCAGAACCgttaaaaatacatttcaggGCGCCTGCAGCTTTCTGGGAACTGAAGCAGGTCACACGGGGACTTGGGTTCAGGGCAGAGCTGGGCAGAGCAGGCAGGCGGGCAGGGTCCAGCCAGGGTCCTAGAAGTAAGTCAGCTCGTCCTGTCTGGCTTTGTTCATCTGGTAGTTGTGCAGGGCCAAGGGCTTGTTTTCGTGCGGGAGGCTCTCGAACACACGAAGGTGTGTGAACTCGTCGTCCTCCACCTGGACCTGGAGGGAGGGCGGATGGACAAGGGGTGTCACTGGGGGCTGGAGTCAGGGCAGCTGACAGAGGCATAGGATCTCACAGTTGTCCTCCAGCGGACTATGCACAACAGACACATGGGTACACATGGGCACTCCCTGCGGCCACCCCAGGACTCGCCTTGATGAAAAGGTTCCGTCCAGCCACCACCTGGGTCTTGTACTCCACAGCCTTGAAGGTGCTGAACTTCCGGTTCTCCTTCTCCTCCAGCTGGGCCCTCACCTGCAGGAAGGAGACGGTGTGTGgtgagtcacacacacacacatgcgcttAGGTCACACTCTCCTGGCTCCCTTCACAAACTGAAggatggtttgttttttgggccacacccagggcttgcttactcctgactttgcacagGCCCTGGGGACTGACTACGGTACGGGAGTGtcggggttcaaacccaggccagccacatgcaggcAAATGGCAAGTACTTGCTAAGCTAAGCTATTTCTCCGACAGCCCCAAGAATCTGAGCTCACAGGTCTGGGGCCAGGGTTCCAGGCAGACCCTGAGTCTTGGCAAGGGGGTGCCCTGGCATCCCCCAGCACTACTGGGAGACCCCGAGAATCAGCACAAAGAGGGTACCTGGCCTAGATGCAGTGACTGCTCTGCTCTGTTTCAGGGGTAAAGGGGGGCCCTCTTGGGCTGACCCTGTCGAGGGCAAATGGGAACCCGGGCAGGGCTGCTCCATTTTTGGCATATAGCCCCACTCTGATGTCAGGGAGGGAGCTGATCAAACCCGGGGACAGCAGGAACGGGCGGGCATGCTGGGGCACAGCTGTCTGAGAAGTGGGCCTTGAGCTGGCGCCCAGAACATGCCCACTTGTGCCAGTCTTTATCACCCACAGCAGGGGCCGGGCCCAGCGCCAATGGGTGCAAGTGGTTTCGGTAAAGGAACCCAGGTGCGCAGACGCTCTGCCCTCGCCTACTTGGGGGGGACACGACACAAGTAGGGAAGGTGGGTGGAAGGGTGGAACGGGTTTTGGGGGGCCCCTTGCCGGTGAGCCATGCCACGGGCCTCTTCCTGACCCCACCGTGGCTCAGGGTCACCCTGTCAATGGGCAATGGGTAAAAGGTGAGCAACAGGGGGTTCCCAAGCCCCCCAGCCCACTAAGCCGGGTTCCTCATTTTAGGGGCCCCCTAACCCAGCGGCACTGACTCACCGCCCTGCCGCGATCCGGGCCAGGCTGCCCATTCCCCCGGAGCCCGGCGATGCCCTCCCGGGCCTGTCCCCTCCCCAGGCACCCCAGCTCCACCCCGGGGACCACGCAGGTGCAGGCAGCCGGGCCGAGCCCCTCGGGTCTGGGCTGAGCCTGGGGAACGGCTGGGCGCACTGACCTGGTCGGCGATGGCCTGGGTCTCGGCGGTGGCGGGCTTCGTGGAAGAGGGGCCTCCGCACATCATAGTGGCGGCGGGCGCGGAGCACGATCGAGTGAGTCCAGCAGCGCGGCGGGCAAGGGAGAAGAGTGGGGAGCTCGCGGAGGCCACGCCCACTAGGTCACGGGACCAGGGCGCGTCACATGACGCGGGGACATCACGTGACCCCCGCACCATCACATGATCCGCGTGTCACGTGGGCGCGACGGGTCACTCGGTGCCGAAGGAGACGCAGGGCCTGGGGACTCCGCTCCACGTGCTCTCGGGCTCCGCTGCCCGTCCAGCTCAGAGCCCGCGGCGGAAATCGGGGCCCCGCACCCGCCCGCCCGTTCCGGGACAAGCCCTGCGGTCGGTCAGCAGCCGCTGGGCTCTGGGCTGACCCCGGCCCGGGCAGAGGACAACTCCCCGCCCCCGTCCCCCACATCTGCATGGCCCCAGGGCCCGCTTGGGTGGGCCTATGCCGGCCACCAACCCTGGCAGGGCGCCTGGTGGAGTTGATGGTGGGGTCGCATGGTCCGCCCAGGACCCCCGAAGCGAGGAAGGGCCCAGACCCAGACGCCTGTGTTGGGGTGTTTTGCTGATTTGCTAGGGAAGGTGTTGGGGtgtcatttattttatctattttgtctttttgggtcatactcagcggctgtcaggggttcctcttggctctgcgttcagaaattgctcctggtaggctcgggggaccatatgggatgccggaattcgaaccaccgtccttctgcatgcaaggcaaacgccctacctccatgctatctctccggcccctagaggttttttggggtcacacccggctgcgctcaggggttacttctggctctgcgctcagaaatcgatcctggaaggccaggggaccatgtgggatgccgggatttgaaccaccgtccatcctggatgggctgcttgggaggcaaacgccctattgctgtgctatctctccggccctatattaAACTTTACTTATTAGGttgccggagcgatagcacagcggggaggccGTTTTGCCTCGCaacttgtggctgacccagtttgattcctggcatcctatatgattcccctgtgcttgccaggggtgatttctgagggcagagcagcagtaacccctaagcgccgccgggtgtggccccagaacgaaaaaaagaaaaaaaattattaagcacAAGACAAGCAATGAGTCCTGAAGCTGGCCGGTTAGTGCTGTTCCCTGTGGACCGACAACAACCCCGACTTTGGGTAAAGGCCTTCCTGTTATGCTCTAAAACCAAAACTAAGAGTTTCCTGATGCCCTTTACGATGATCTGTTAGATCGCCTTGGAGGGTACATATTGTTCACATGAACTTGGGAACTGTCAGACCACCACTTTCCTCCTTTTAGCTGGATTGGCACTTTGTTCGGGACATGGCTGGAGATTCAGGGCCTGGTTGGGAGGTAACTGCGAGGCCTGCCTTTCACAGAGCCTCATTCCGAAGAGGGGAGGGTTTCAGGACATGGTTGAGGGTGACAGAGGAGAGCCAGTGTGCATAGAACGGCTGATGTCTTAGGACAGAGGGACTTATGCTAAGTCTTAATTCAGGAGGGTGGCTTTACACTGGGAGCAACCCAACAGACACCCCCTTTCACGGCAATCCCTCTGGGATGACTCAGGAGCACCTGGCAAGTGTAGGCAAGCCCTGAGAGAGGGCAGACACCCCCACTGTCTACCATGACTCACAGCAGGGAAAGAGGAACTCTGGGTGCTGAGCTCCTGATTTGGGGCTGCAAGATGACAGCTGAGGCTTCGTGGTCACTCCACAGCCCACCCAGCACCAGGTTCCCCAGTGGAGACAAAGACTCAGTTATTGGCCCCACACGCATCCCAGCCCCCCTCTGTCTCCAGCCAGGCCCTGCTGCAGTGACCTCAGTGCCTTGAGCATCTCGCTCATGACCAACTCGACTTCCTGGTTCAAGCAGCTTGAGAAGCCCAAGCAGGGCTCAGTTCTCCCAGGCTTCCCTGTCAACACCCCCAAACAGAGACTGTGTCCAAGGGCCCCTTTAAGCCTGCTCTCAGCAGTCGCCTGGGTTCAGTCTGTGGAAAGTCGGGGTAAACGTGTTTGTTAAGTAGATTTAACCCAAGAATCCTTTTTGAGGGgacaagagagaagaggaaacatGAAGCCTtgtgacattttcttttgttctttgggccacaccctgcagtgctcagaggcgactcctgcctctgcactcaggggtcactagtTCTGGCAGAGTTTGGAGAACCACAGAGGGTcgtcctggggatcgaacccaggttggctgtgtgcaagacgaGCTCCCTCCCCCTTGTGTTGTCGCTCCTGCCCTTGGGGAACACTTGAGCCCCTGGCGCTCAGTCCCATATGAGGCCTGAGGATGAGGTGCTACTGGGTCGCTGCAGTGCTTGGGTTCTACAGAGTGCCGGGTTTCAGATGTGGGCCCTGAATACCTATCACTGAGCTTTCTCCTGGGTTCCATTTTTggagtgccacacctggtggttgtcaggggttacttctggccgtGCCTGGGGGACCCTacggggtgctgggatcaaacctggatagagcatgtgcaagacaagtgccctcccgctgtgctgtGGCTCAGACCCTGGCTCCTTGCAAATTCTCTCATGGCCTTGCGGGAATGAGTGTTGAGTCCTGCTTACAAAGCAGCTCTGGGCTCGTTCCCAGGCCTTATCAGATTTCTGCCCATGGTTAGGACAGAGAGTTGTTGGGAAAGTTTCATAATATTAGCAGGGTCCTGGGGCACTGCTGtggatttcctttttgtttttgggccacacccagtttttactcaggctttactcccggctatgcgctcaaaaattgctcctgttttggggaaccatatgggacaccaggggatccaaccagggtccgtcctaggttagccgtgtgcaagccaaatgcgccaccgctccggccctgctGTGGATTTCCTGACTCGACAACTCTCGCCCACCCATGATGAGCCAGTTCCTAGTATTGAGCCAGCACTCCTCCAGCTTCCACTCAGCAGTTCCTGCCACCCTCGGGCTTGGGGAGTCCCTGTTCTCTAGGAACAGGCTACTACCTGCTCGTTTGTACACCCCTGGCTGCCTCCACACCCCACAGCACGGATCTGTGCAACCCAAAAAGCTTGTGCAACTCTCCAAGTCTGTGGGCTGGGGACATGGTGCAGGGTTGGGGGCCCATGCCCTGGGTGCCCCCAGCACTGCTGCCTGTACTCCAAGGCTGAGCACTAATCATCTGCAATGGTAAGCACCACTCCTGGGGGCAGCAACTCCCCAATGCAGAGGGGCCAGAGGTGGTCCAGTGGGttaagcacaggctttgcatgcaagaccccagccttctttttgtttgtttctgggtcgcacccggcaactctcagggttactcctgcctctacgctcagaaatagctcctggcaggcctgggggatcctatggaatgccaggattcgagccactgttcttctgcttgccctacctccatgctatctctctggccccaagaccccAGCTTTCATCCCAGAACCACTTGGTACTCGCTtgccaagcaccactgggaatgaccaCCAGTATTGAACCTGGGGTAGGATgtaagcattgttgggtgtggtcccaagtccaagaggagagggcagaggataagagagagaacaggagagagagagagacagacagacagagacagagaggaggggagggaagagaggagaggggaggggaggggaggggagagggtgaGAGTGCAGAGGGGTAGGGAGAGAGGTTAGCTTAACTTTACTATTAGAaaatgcagggccagagcaatagcacagaggtagggcatttgccttgcatgcagacgatctgggtgattcccagcatcccatatggtcccctgagcctgccaggagcgatttctgagcacagagccagaagtaacccctgagcgctttcaggttgtaacccaaaaaccataaaaaaagaaaaaaaaaagttcacttttcagctggagcaatagcatagtcagtcaggtatttgccttacatgcacatgacccagatttgatctccagcatcccatcgaatcccccgaacctaccaggaaagatttctgagcacagaagtaaactctgagtaccactgggtgtgccccccaaaagaatattcACTTCTGAGCTgtagaggagggaggagggaggagggagaacaggggaggagagggggtgAGAGTGAGAAGCAGAGTGGAGAATGGTCGGTCTACACTTTGCTATTAGGAAATGTccatttctaggggctggagtgatagcacagtggtgaggccgtctgccttgcatacagccaatccaggtttgatccctgatattccatagggttccctaatactgccaggagtgatttctgagcacaaagccaggagtagccccagtgctgctgggtgtgaccccaaccctcccccatcccctgcaaaagaaaatacattcatGTACAGGCTGGAGAGTAGATAGGGCTTTAGGTGCTTATTTATTCAGACTTTTTCTTCTCAgtaaccaaaataattttattggaagAAACTTGAGGAAGAAGTGAGagacaaatatgaaagagaaaacaCAAATGGGGTTCTTGCTTCATATAATCCCtggagcacaaccaggtgtggcctaaaagccagAAGAGTATGTGGATTCCTGCTGGTGGGGCCCTGGGCCTCTTCCATCATCCCAGTCCCGGGTGGAGGCGGAATCAGGCAGGGATGGGCCAACTGCAGTGTGGGTTGAGGAGAGTGTTAAATTTACTGCCCCTCTTGGTGTCAGCAGTTTCTCCTTCATCAGCTCACTGAGGCCCTTAGGATTTACAAGTTACAGACTCCCTCATTAAGATAATTTTCAAGGGAGGGGAGAGACACAAGAAAACAATCCTGACAGAGCAACAgaacagcggcagggcatttgccttgcacatagctgtcctgggacagatccgggttcaatccccggtatcccttagggttttctgagcctgccaggagcgttttctgagcacagatccagtagtaactcctgagtgtaacaccaggcagtgctcagggatcatttgtggTGGGCTCAGGGGCAATCTATATAGTAGAGCCTGGAATCTAACCCGTGTAGGCCACGAGCAAGATAAACGCCATGATCTGAGCGATCACTCCCAGATCTACTGTCTAGTCTATTTTCAGCTTTCCAGGACTCGTATTGGGCCGAGGAGTTAGCACAGAAATTAAGAGcctgggaggctggagagatagcatagcagtagggcgtttgtcttgaatGCGGCCAATCCCAGACCGAAGGTGATTATGTAAGGTAAAAAGaatttctctgcagcttcccgaGGACTCcccttgaccaaaagatacattaACTGTTGAGCTTCACaggaccccaccccttcctaaatcccagGAACTTGTCCTTGACATCTTAACTTTTGCAAACCTCCTGACTTGTGGCTATCTAAGTCTTGCAGAAATGTAACTGAGCAGATGTCAAGTGTCACTACTCCctgaaatggaccaccctactGGAAGCTATAGAAAGGCTTGTTAGATCTGGTtcgaggctctctctctctctctcatcctctgggGCTGCTTGTAAATAAAACTctttgcttttgcatggtctctgcctcttggagtcattagaggggtgcgtGTGGAGTTCCCGACcttatcagttcgaatcccggcatcccatatggtcccccaggcctgctaggagcgatgtcttcctttctttttttggtttttggtcatacacggcagcgcacaggggtcactcctggctctatgctcagaaatcgctcctggcaggctcaaaggggggggggggggacgaccatgggatgccggaattggaaccaccgtccttgtgcatgcaaggcaaacgccctacctccatgctatctctccggcccttgccaggagcgatttctgagcagagccaatagtaatccctgagcattgccggtgtggcccaaaaacaaaaaaacgaaacaaaagaatagaaagaaatgaagaggggccggagagatagcatggaggtaaggcgtttgcctttcatgcaggaggtcatcggttcgaatcccggcgccccatatggtcccctgtgcct
This window encodes:
- the CSTB gene encoding cystatin-B, producing the protein MMCGGPSSTKPATAETQAIADQVRAQLEEKENRKFSTFKAVEYKTQVVAGRNLFIKASPGDDEFTHLRVFESLPHENKPLALHNYQMNKARQDELTYF